A window from Dama dama isolate Ldn47 chromosome 11, ASM3311817v1, whole genome shotgun sequence encodes these proteins:
- the FAM98A gene encoding protein FAM98A: MECDLMETDILESLEDLGYKGPLLEDGALSQAVTAGASSPEFTKLCAWLVSELRVLCKLEENVQATNSPSEAEEFQLEVSGLLGEMNCPYLSLTSGDVTKRLLIQKNCLLLLTYLISELEAARMLCVNTLPKKAQEGGGSEVFQELKGICIALGMSKPPANITMFQFFSGIEKKLKETLAKVPPNHVGKPLLKKPMGPAHWEKIEAINQAVANEYEVRRKLLIKRLDVTVQSFGWSDRAKSQTEKLAKVYQPKRSVLSPKSTISVAHLLAARQDLSKILRTSSGSIREKTACAINKVLMGRVPDRGGRPNEIEPPPPEMPPWQKRQDGPQQPAGGRGGGRGGYEHSSYGGRGGHEQQGGGRGGRGGGYDHGGRGGGRGNKHQGGWTDGGSGGGGGYQDGGYRDAGFQAGGYHGGHSGGYQGGGYGGFQTSTYTGSGYQGGGYQQDNRYQDGGHHGDRGSGRGGRGGRGGRGGRAGQGGGWGGRGSQNYHQGGQFEQHFQHGGYQYNHSGFGQGRHYTS; the protein is encoded by the exons ATGGAGTGTGACCTCATGGAGACTGACATCTTGGAGTCGTTGGAAGATCTGGG TTACAAGGGTCCATTGTTAGAAGATGGCGCTCTGTCTCAGGCCGTCACTGCTGGAGCCAGTTCCCCTGAGTTTACCAAACTCTGTGCTTGGTTGGTGTCTGAATTAAGAGTGCTCTGTAAACTAGAGGAAAATGTGCAAGCAACTAACA gCCCAAGTGAAGCTGAAGAATTCCAGCTTGAGGTGAGTGGGCTACTAGGGGAGATGAACTGTCCATATCTTTCACTGACATCTGGCGATGTGACCAAGCGCCTTCTCATTCAGAAGAACTGCCTCCTTTTGCTCA CATACCTCATCTCAGAACTAGAAGCTGCCAGAATGCTCTGTGTGAATACTCTTCCAAAAAAAGCTCAAGAAGGAGGCGGTAGTGAGGTCTTTCAAGAGTTGAAAGGCATATGTATTGCTCTAGGAATGTCCAAACCTCCAGCCAATATAACTATGTTCCAATTCTTCAGCGGGATTGAAAAAAAA TTAAAGGAAACATTAGCAAAAGTTCCACCTAATCatgtgggaaagcctttattGAAGAAGCCAATGGGACCGGCCCACTGG gAAAAGATAGAAGCAATTAACCAAGCTGTGGCCAATGAATATGAAGTTCGGAGAAAGCTGCTAATAAAACGTTTGGATGTCACTGTCCAGTCTTTTGGCTGGTCTGACAGAGCTAAG AGTCAAACAGAAAAATTGGCGAAGGTTTACCAGCCAAAACGCTCAGTCTTATCTCCTAAAAGTACTATTTCTGTTGCCCACCTTTTGGCTGCAAGACAAGACTTGTCAAAGATCTTAAGGACGAGCAGTGGCTCTATAAGAGAAAAGACTGCCTGTGCCATCAATAAG GTGTTGATGGGCAGAGTTCCTGACAGAGGAGGTAGGCCCAATGAAATTGAACCTCCACCCCCAGAGATGCCACCATGGCAGAAAAGGCAAGATGGCCCCCAGCAACCAGCAGGAGGACGAGGAGGCGGGAGAGGTGGTTATGAACATTCCTCATATGGAGGACGAGGAGGTCATGAACAacaaggaggagggagaggtggaCGTGGTGGCGGCTACGACCATGGTGGCcgagggggaggaagaggaaataaGCATCAAGGAGGCTGGACAGATGGAGGCAGTGGAGGAGGGGGTGGCTACCAAGATGGCGGTTATCGAGATGCGGGTTTCCAGGCCGGTGGCTATCATGGTGGCCACAGTGGTGGCTATCAGGGCGGTGGCTATGGTGGCTTCCAAACATCTACATACACAGGAAGTGGATACCAGGGTGGTGGATATCAGCAGGACAATAGATACCAAGATGGTGGGCATCACGGTGATCGAGGCAGTGGTCGTGGAGGGAGAGGGGGTCGTGGAGGCCGCGGTGGACGCGCTGGCCaaggaggaggctggggaggaagagggagccAGAATTATCATCAAGGGGGGCAATTTGAACAGCACTTCCAGCATGGAGGTTACCAGTATAATCATTCTGGATTTGGACAGGGAAGACATTATACTAGTTGA